Within Planococcus citri chromosome 2, ihPlaCitr1.1, whole genome shotgun sequence, the genomic segment CGTGTCAAAAACTGATATCGTTTCCACTGTATATAATGTCGCTGGATAATTTCAACGGCCCAATCAATCTGACGTTTGCATTTTATTAATCCGAACTCTCTTCTTTTCTGCAAATGAATTCATCACAAAATTTATAAGAATAGGTATTCGTTCTAAGGGTGTTTTATCGAGAATAAAtttactttatattttttccacGCGTTAGCGATAATAATTTGACTTCTGCGAAGTTTTTGAAACCTTCTTCgtagtgaaaattttctccaagtgCTTTGAAGGATGACGGCGATATCGTTTAAACGCTGACGCCTGAATTCTTCTAactcgtatacctatttttggaaGTGAAATTAATTGCTAAGATTATTAGGTAATAAAACTTTgtttaaaattggttgaaaaatgaatcaaaattattacaaaactgattttactgataagaataataaaattatcattagcatacatatgtaggtacctacattagcATAATTATGTAATTAGAAACTTTACTTACCGATCTTGGTGATCTAATGAACATTTTAGTTGTTCCAAAGGCAAATTCTGCAGCTGGTATTGGCAGATCGTGTAACAAATATTGTATACTCTGAATAGCAGGCAAACGACAATATGGCCATGTTTTTAATGATAACATCTTAtaacgatttaaaaattgactatGTGAAAGACGAAAAGCAAATCCACTCCTTCTCAAGCGTACAGTTTCAATTATCctgatgaaaaatatattttaaaattcaacatcCAATTCTGAGTTCTCagtgttaaaaattattcaattgaaaatgttcCTAAAAAAGTTATTGCCTACCTTTGACATCTGATCTGTTGTAAAACAAcattcatttcgaaaatattaggttCTTTTATTTCGTTTGGTTTGAGACACTTTACGTAGTATAATCTTCTATTATTTAAATTACGAAATATTCCattcaaagcaatttttatttgtttgctAATTGgaacaggtaattttttcaaacttgacatTTCCGGTGATCCTGGAAAATAAATCAGAGTAGATAATTATAAGTAGATTATTCAGAAGAATTGATGACTTTGAAAAACAGtaagtatgtataggtaccaATATATTTTCTTACCTTCAGGAAATAAAGCTTTCATTAATGGATGAGAACCGCTGTACATTACAATTGATACATCTCTATGAAGTACATCGTTACTTTTTGGCGTAAATTTAGCAACGTCGTAAATAACATTTCCAGCATAATGATGCAAgctatggaaaaaattgtatttatactcgtattagaTGGATGatgattcgtcaaaattttAGTATTTGGTAAGGTAGGTATGAGAATACACTTTCGAATAAACCAAAGTTTTTTGATCtgagaatattttttacattcatctcgtttcgtacctacctacctacctacaattttttcgaatttgattaagtataaatttttatagTCACCTAAAACAATTCGAAGCATTCGCAAAAATTAGCTGCGAAACTTTGCTATTTCCTGCTTCGCTGGATGAATCAaccaatattttaattttatcgagCCTTTGTGCCAATTCTTCTTCATTGGATAGGTAACGTAAGTCGTTCGAACAATCTAGTATTGATAACAGCTCATCATATAcctgaacaaaaatttccaaaattctaagTGAATCAGTTTCAGAATAAATATGCCATAATTTAGTACAGTAGGTAAGACCTTTTCATTGGTATCATGAACTGAATGCGTTCCTACGTAATCAATCGGCGTCCATTCAATTCCTTCTCTGACATATTCTTCTTGTTCGGATCGTATATTCGATTCAAAAACAGCTTGGTAAAGTTTTTCGTTACAGTAATTGATAATGAACTGATAaaaaccatttttatcaaaattttcgaacccGAATAAATCCAAAAAGCTGAGGTGTCTTCTTCTACATCGTGGCTCgagctaaaaaataaattacaaagtAGAAGTACCTAATtgacaagtaggtaggtattttttgaatacgtgtttcaaatatttttctggtCCGAGAAAGGCTGTCGTACgtagatttgaaaattaccttcATTTTAGTATTGACAGTTTTCACAAGCCATGTAAATAAACGACTATACAAAGCTTTACATAGGCGATCAGAATAATACGCCGCTTCATCAGCAGACATCTCTGATTTAACCAAAGTCGTTTCTGGTGAACTCTGACTTGAACGTTGATTAACACAAATACTTCTACAAGTGATGGCACTTCGAAAAGCATTGATATTAATACCCAACAATTCCGAAATATCGTACATTTCTacgaaaagaaggaaaaaataaaaatcaaaatgcgcAAGTTCATACTTTCCGCTGCGATTTGACATAGCATGACAACGATTAATAAACACTCCCTTACCATGTTCGTTAGAAATCGCGCAGCCCTCCGTTCCATCGATATTTGTAACGGAAATGAAAACTAAATTGCCTAATTTTAAAACcgaggaaattatttttaaaatgttcgcGATTGTTTCTGAggtaaaattgaattcttcCATAGCTTTctgtaaaatattatttaataaCGAGATTTAAACGGGGAATCgatttttatttacaattacaatgcaataaataaataggttgcaggtacctctacctaccttaaCCGTAGCGAAATTCTGTCTGTCGTCTTCTGAAGTAAATGCAGATCCTCCTTGTTTCAGAATCGAATATGATAATACGTTTCTCTGCAGTTTTAAAGAttcttatggaaaataaaaatgcaattaaaaaaatgaagcacGTGTGTGTATTTCTATTGAACCTAGAGTATTAAAAAATGCTTACTCAGCAACGACACATCAGCGCCAactaaaagttgataaaatatatGGAAATTTCTTTCACCCAATGGTTGATTAGTTATTCGATCCTGTAAATAAATGATAACGAATAAAATTtgacgaattgaattttttcatattatttaaaCACGAAAGTATGCATAGGTACCTTATCAAGAAGATCTGGCagcgtaaattttaaaaaaaagtatagtaaataacttttttactcacattgaaaattttacgattttggCTAAATACAAGTAcatgtttttaaattgaatactTACACGATGTAAAGCTAGCAGAAACTGCTTCACCTTTGTGGTCGAATTCAATATCTAGATATTTGCcctattgaaaagttttttttttttttttttttaaattagtgatttgattgaaattgtGTTCTTATTTATACAAtatttaaatggaaaaaaatctctaTTGGTACTTACAAATCTGGacgaatttttgttgaaacatgTCGATGCGTGTCCAAAAgctataaaaaatacaaaattttctcacatAGGTATCCAAGTACGCCGAAATTTaagataaaatttccaaaaacatcGTTGAAATTATGTTTACCTTCTAAGAGATTATTCGCATtgattatattatttttcatttgtgttATGGTAACATCACAGCTTAGAATCACATATGATAAAAAATGGAGCATTTTGCGAAGAGCTTCTGATTTCCCAGATCCACTTTCCCCCGACATCATGATGCATTGATCTTCATTGCTATCGTTGAGCCAACGATAAGCAGTCGCAATAATTGAAAAGCTGtgcatattttcaaataaataatttacaaatgtccgattattaaaaaaaaaaaaaaaaaaaaaagtaaactcaCATATGAGGTGGCAGTTGAAAAGGTGCTTTGTACAAATAAGTGAGGGCAATTTCTCGAGAATAAATATCCAAATTTTTATACGGATTAACGGAAACAAGCTCATTTCCAATGTATGTCTATAATataaaaaaagtacacaaacAGCAAAGTGCTTATTAAAGGCAAAACGCAAAAGTACAGCTGGTAGGTATTACCTGCTTAGAAATGAAACATATAAAATTACACTTACGTAAATCTGCGATTGTTTGTATCTGCAatataagtttttcaaaaacgactCCTCCGTTAACGGATTCAACAATACAAAATCCCAAACGCAATTATCTTTTCGAACattcggtaaaattttttccattgcattatctgcgaaaaaataaccaccGCGTCAAATATGAACAA encodes:
- the LOC135836490 gene encoding unconventional myosin-Ia, whose amino-acid sequence is MEKILPNVRKDNCVWDFVLLNPLTEESFLKNLYCRYKQSQIYTYIGNELVSVNPYKNLDIYSREIALTYLYKAPFQLPPHIFSIIATAYRWLNDSNEDQCIMMSGESGSGKSEALRKMLHFLSYVILSCDVTITQMKNNIINANNLLEAFGHASTCFNKNSSRFGKYLDIEFDHKGEAVSASFTSYLLDKDRITNQPLGERNFHIFYQLLVGADVSLLKSLKLQRNVLSYSILKQGGSAFTSEDDRQNFATVKKAMEEFNFTSETIANILKIISSVLKLGNLVFISVTNIDGTEGCAISNEHEMYDISELLGININAFRSAITCRSICVNQRSSQSSPETTLVKSEMSADEAAYYSDRLCKALYSRLFTWLVKTVNTKMKLEPRCRRRHLSFLDLFGFENFDKNGFYQFIINYCNEKLYQAVFESNIRSEQEEYVREGIEWTPIDYVGTHSVHDTNEKVYDELLSILDCSNDLRYLSNEEELAQRLDKIKILVDSSSEAGNSKVSQLIFANASNCFSLHHYAGNVIYDVAKFTPKSNDVLHRDVSIVMYSGSHPLMKALFPEGSPEMSSLKKLPVPISKQIKIALNGIFRNLNNRRLYYVKCLKPNEIKEPNIFEMNVVLQQIRCQRIIETVRLRRSGFAFRLSHSQFLNRYKMLSLKTWPYCRLPAIQSIQYLLHDLPIPAAEFAFGTTKMFIRSPRSVYELEEFRRQRLNDIAVILQSTWRKFSLRRRFQKLRRSQIIIANAWKKYKKRREFGLIKCKRQIDWAVEIIQRHYIQWKRYQFLTRLIVELSPRTMSPLNQDWPSCNIRLAEASLLLRKLHHKWRCQAYRSQFNQTTRNKMREKVTASFLFRNKKCCYTDSVPKPFLGDYVRLRQNTQWRRLCSGGNDQYVVFADIINKITRSTGKFIPMLLVISTSSMMILDQRTLDIKYRIPASEIHRISLSPFADNIAVVHIHASERDSSTGDLHCFSSSSNLQSNSGCFFVTNNYYEKGDIIFQSNHVIEVSTKLFLVIQNAVGRPPDINISSMFNAYFHQQIVTISFYCIKSAIKVPSEPFKIIRKGNKMEICVFKD